From a single Planctellipticum variicoloris genomic region:
- a CDS encoding DUF1559 domain-containing protein, producing MSRLSKTRPRGFTLIELLVVIAIIAILIALLLPAVQQAREAARRTQCKNQLKQIGLALHNYHDTFNKFPADGTWSYNRGPWVVAGGAPGAQPTGEQSRHLTWIYSILPYVDQAPLFNQINSSLPSWNQTLQTGATVQSVRLPNFICPSDDTYQNLPQGIAYTSYGASGGYDWWSREDQHAGVFSLGQYSNISAIKDGTSNTVMIGEVSASGAELAGNACGGGNGRLRRGNSRVFRALLISTQQHPRTLQNIGVWTAPDGTTHNGSTYTASGSFWWKPSPYAWGPSYFSFRAPMSEWEGAASPHTGGVHVLMADGTVRFVSNNIQAVCYGSAGSAVAPQGTIWNSIHTMNGAGLEIQSGDF from the coding sequence ATGAGCCGACTTTCGAAAACTCGCCCCCGTGGATTTACCCTAATTGAACTCCTGGTCGTGATCGCCATTATCGCGATTCTGATCGCGCTCCTGCTGCCGGCAGTGCAGCAGGCGCGCGAGGCCGCTCGCAGGACGCAGTGTAAGAATCAACTGAAGCAGATCGGTCTTGCTCTGCATAACTACCATGACACGTTCAACAAATTCCCTGCCGATGGAACATGGTCCTACAATCGCGGTCCGTGGGTCGTCGCAGGCGGGGCGCCGGGGGCGCAGCCAACTGGGGAGCAGTCGCGACATCTCACGTGGATTTACTCCATCCTGCCCTACGTCGATCAGGCCCCGCTGTTTAACCAGATCAATTCATCTCTCCCTTCATGGAACCAGACACTTCAAACCGGTGCCACGGTCCAAAGTGTCCGGCTTCCCAATTTCATCTGCCCTTCGGACGACACCTATCAGAATCTGCCACAGGGGATCGCCTATACTAGTTACGGCGCCTCCGGCGGATATGATTGGTGGTCCCGCGAAGACCAGCACGCCGGCGTTTTTTCGCTCGGCCAGTACAGCAATATCTCGGCCATCAAAGACGGTACTTCAAACACCGTGATGATCGGTGAGGTCAGCGCTTCTGGCGCGGAACTCGCCGGGAATGCCTGCGGCGGAGGGAACGGGCGTTTGCGACGTGGCAACAGTCGGGTCTTTCGCGCTCTGCTGATATCCACGCAACAGCACCCTCGAACGCTGCAGAATATCGGCGTCTGGACAGCTCCGGACGGAACGACTCATAACGGCAGCACTTACACAGCCTCCGGCTCTTTTTGGTGGAAGCCTTCGCCTTATGCCTGGGGGCCTTCCTACTTTTCTTTCCGAGCACCAATGTCGGAATGGGAGGGCGCAGCGAGCCCTCATACCGGTGGTGTGCACGTCCTGATGGCGGACGGAACCGTAAGGTTTGTCAGCAACAATATCCAGGCGGTCTGCTATGGGTCCGCCGGGAGCGCAGTCGCTCCTCAGGGAACGATCTGGAACTCGATTCATACGATGAACGGTGCTGGACTTGAGATTCAATCTGGAGACTTCTAA
- a CDS encoding tyrosine-type recombinase/integrase, with amino-acid sequence MPKPRTKEQIQCRYYRWLLGTRDGVYFVDGRVNIPSLGRRSLGTRNRAEALRDLDDLDLNLAVQHGQAHANLLKTESRQIVPWAEGRKLYEGYVKRPIISGGPRPSTAKRYRAVLDKFIPFAEAQGRRTWNELNRQLMDDYAGWLDGESYAYATEYLELTTLKQISKFLIENQHLPSSAAFSYPLKKPDGTDTYCWKPTEVEAILQHCQTPELAWLREVVVGLAATGLRISELASLRWSDVNPEKTLITLTDETTKKSRRGQEKRTTKSGRDRTFPIQEMLGDLLRTLSPHPDGRIFHGALGGKIKADTVRRILIRDVLTPLASQFPSRPGEPGFIDGRLHSFRHYFCSNCANSGTTERVLMNWLGHRNSRMVHRYYHLHDEESIRQMQQVKLF; translated from the coding sequence GTGCCCAAACCGCGCACGAAAGAGCAAATCCAGTGCCGGTACTATCGCTGGCTGCTGGGAACACGCGATGGTGTCTATTTTGTCGATGGTCGGGTCAATATCCCATCACTAGGCCGTCGATCGCTGGGCACCCGGAATCGGGCCGAAGCGCTGCGAGATCTGGACGACTTGGACCTGAACCTGGCTGTCCAGCACGGACAGGCCCATGCCAACCTGCTCAAAACCGAATCCCGTCAGATCGTCCCTTGGGCCGAGGGCCGCAAACTCTATGAGGGCTATGTGAAGCGGCCGATCATCTCCGGCGGACCGCGTCCCTCCACGGCCAAACGCTACCGGGCGGTCCTCGACAAGTTCATCCCGTTCGCCGAGGCCCAGGGACGCCGTACCTGGAATGAACTGAACCGCCAGCTCATGGATGACTATGCCGGCTGGCTCGACGGGGAATCCTATGCGTATGCGACGGAGTACCTGGAACTGACCACGCTCAAGCAGATTTCCAAATTCCTGATCGAGAACCAGCATCTGCCGAGTTCGGCGGCATTCAGCTATCCGTTGAAGAAGCCTGACGGCACGGACACCTACTGCTGGAAGCCGACGGAAGTGGAGGCCATCCTCCAGCACTGCCAGACGCCGGAACTGGCCTGGCTACGGGAAGTCGTCGTGGGTCTGGCGGCGACCGGTCTGCGGATTTCGGAGTTGGCTTCGCTGCGTTGGTCCGACGTCAACCCGGAGAAAACGCTGATCACCCTGACCGACGAAACGACGAAAAAATCTCGACGAGGCCAGGAGAAGCGAACAACAAAGTCCGGACGCGACCGGACCTTTCCCATCCAGGAAATGCTGGGCGATCTCCTGCGAACCCTGTCGCCGCATCCCGATGGACGCATCTTCCACGGAGCGCTGGGCGGGAAGATCAAGGCCGACACGGTCCGCCGCATCCTGATTCGAGACGTTCTGACGCCGCTGGCTTCGCAGTTCCCGTCACGACCGGGCGAACCGGGCTTCATCGACGGCCGCCTGCACAGCTTCCGACACTATTTCTGTTCCAACTGCGCAAACAGCGGCACCACAGAGCGAGTGCTCATGAACTGGCTCGGCCACCGCAACAGCCGCATGGTGCACCGGTATTACCATTTGCACGACGAGGAATCGATCCGCCAGATGCAGCAGGTGAAGTTGTTTTGA
- a CDS encoding aldehyde dehydrogenase family protein — protein MQMYLGGQWVGATETMPVVNPFDGSEIDRVPRGTPADVTRAVEGLVEGARQMRALSAFDRSQLLRSVAALLKSKSEDFARTISTEEGKILAEGRAEVSRSIETLEVSAEEARRVVGEMVPLDAAPGAAGKLGFTLRVPCGIVAAITPFNFPLNLVCHKIGPALAAGNAVLLKPASDTPLAALKLVEALLEAGVPPAAIACVTGPGREIGEAICREPRIRKISFTGSAEVGEGICRTAGLKRVTMELGSNSPVIVLEDADLELAVRAVVAGGYANAGQTCISTQRLLVSEQVADRLIEALQPQVAALASGDQFDPATKVGPMVRESDAERVEGWIREAVQGGARCLTGGGRRGAVIAPAVLDRVTPDMKVSREELFGPAVAITRFADFEEAVRLANDSRYGLAAGIFTRDLDRALRFAREVDAGNLHINWSSNWRADLMPYGGLKDSGLGKEGPRYAIREMTEEKMVVIHG, from the coding sequence ATGCAGATGTATCTGGGCGGACAATGGGTCGGCGCTACGGAAACGATGCCGGTCGTCAATCCGTTCGACGGGAGCGAGATCGACCGCGTGCCGCGCGGAACCCCCGCCGACGTAACGCGCGCAGTCGAGGGCCTGGTCGAGGGCGCCCGGCAGATGCGAGCGCTGTCGGCGTTCGATCGCAGTCAGTTGTTGCGGAGCGTCGCGGCGCTGCTGAAATCGAAGTCCGAAGACTTCGCCCGGACGATCAGCACGGAAGAAGGAAAGATCCTCGCCGAGGGACGCGCCGAAGTTTCGCGTTCGATCGAGACGCTGGAAGTCTCGGCGGAGGAGGCCCGGCGGGTTGTCGGCGAGATGGTGCCGCTGGACGCCGCCCCCGGAGCCGCCGGGAAACTGGGATTCACCCTCCGCGTCCCCTGCGGAATCGTCGCCGCGATCACGCCGTTCAACTTTCCGCTGAACCTCGTCTGCCATAAGATCGGCCCGGCTCTGGCCGCCGGGAACGCCGTCCTGCTCAAACCCGCCAGCGATACGCCTCTGGCGGCGCTGAAACTGGTCGAAGCGCTGCTGGAAGCGGGTGTTCCCCCGGCGGCAATCGCCTGCGTCACAGGGCCTGGTCGCGAGATTGGCGAGGCGATCTGCAGGGAGCCGCGGATCCGGAAGATCAGCTTCACCGGAAGCGCCGAGGTCGGCGAAGGGATCTGCCGGACGGCCGGTCTGAAGCGTGTGACGATGGAACTGGGAAGCAACAGCCCGGTGATCGTTCTCGAAGACGCCGATCTGGAGCTCGCCGTCCGGGCGGTCGTCGCCGGCGGCTATGCCAACGCCGGTCAGACCTGCATCTCAACGCAGCGCTTGCTGGTGAGCGAGCAGGTGGCCGATCGGCTGATTGAGGCGTTGCAGCCGCAGGTCGCCGCGCTGGCGTCTGGCGACCAGTTCGATCCGGCGACCAAGGTCGGGCCGATGGTCCGCGAGTCGGATGCCGAGCGCGTTGAAGGCTGGATTCGAGAAGCGGTTCAGGGTGGCGCGCGGTGCTTGACGGGCGGCGGGCGCCGTGGTGCGGTGATCGCGCCGGCGGTGCTGGATCGCGTCACGCCCGACATGAAGGTCAGCCGGGAGGAGCTGTTCGGACCGGCGGTCGCGATCACGCGGTTTGCCGATTTTGAGGAGGCCGTCCGGCTGGCCAACGACTCGCGCTACGGGCTGGCGGCGGGGATCTTCACGCGGGATCTGGATCGGGCGTTGCGATTTGCCCGCGAGGTCGATGCCGGAAACCTGCACATCAACTGGTCCAGCAACTGGAGGGCCGATTTGATGCCCTACGGCGGACTCAAAGACAGCGGGCTGGGCAAAGAAGGCCCTCGATATGCCATTCGCGAGATGACCGAAGAGAAAATGGTGGTCATCCACGGGTAG
- a CDS encoding LysR family transcriptional regulator, translated as MEISQLRYFLKVAERQSFTHAGEELLVSQSALSRSIAKLEQEIGQPVFERQSRSLVLTDAGRMLKVRAEQILSLVEDTLAEITDDGESGRIRVGAIPTIAPFLLPAVLREFRTRFPRATVIVFEETTDKLLQRCHQGEVDVALLAAPIPKQHLAVEPLFEEELLLVLPDGHPLVDRKSVTIADIDGYPFVLLDETHCLSDNIVSYCRHRSFQPVSVERTSQLATVQELVTLGHGISLIPRMARAVDSSERRNYRSLAEPKPARTIVLAWNPYRFQSRIADRFKDCVREIAPEFGKSATTTRTRGRAGR; from the coding sequence ATGGAAATCAGTCAGCTCCGATACTTTCTCAAGGTCGCCGAACGGCAGAGTTTCACGCACGCCGGCGAGGAGCTCCTGGTGAGCCAGTCGGCCCTCAGTCGGTCGATCGCCAAGCTGGAGCAGGAGATCGGTCAGCCGGTGTTCGAGCGGCAGTCGCGAAGTCTCGTGCTGACCGACGCCGGTCGGATGCTGAAGGTCCGGGCCGAACAGATTCTGTCCCTGGTCGAGGACACGCTGGCGGAGATCACTGACGACGGAGAGTCGGGGCGGATTCGCGTGGGGGCCATTCCCACAATCGCCCCCTTCCTGCTGCCGGCGGTCCTGCGGGAATTTCGCACCCGCTTTCCCCGCGCCACCGTGATCGTCTTCGAGGAAACAACCGACAAGCTGCTGCAGCGCTGCCATCAGGGGGAAGTCGACGTCGCACTGCTGGCCGCCCCGATTCCCAAGCAGCACCTGGCCGTCGAACCGCTGTTCGAGGAGGAACTGCTGCTGGTCCTGCCCGACGGGCATCCGCTCGTCGATCGCAAATCGGTGACCATCGCCGACATCGACGGCTACCCCTTCGTGCTGCTCGACGAAACGCACTGCCTGTCGGACAACATCGTTTCCTACTGCCGGCATCGGTCGTTTCAACCAGTCTCCGTCGAACGGACGAGCCAGCTCGCGACCGTGCAGGAGCTCGTAACTCTAGGGCACGGGATCTCGCTGATCCCCCGCATGGCCCGCGCGGTCGATTCCAGCGAACGGCGGAACTACCGGTCGCTCGCCGAGCCGAAGCCCGCCCGGACAATCGTGCTGGCCTGGAACCCCTATCGCTTTCAAAGCCGGATCGCGGATCGCTTCAAAGATTGTGTCCGCGAAATTGCCCCGGAATTCGGCAAGTCGGCGACCACCACCCGCACTCGCGGCCGGGCCGGTCGTTAA
- a CDS encoding cytochrome B6: MKLKLPGCRTAVTALLALAGATVAVAQDEDFGALVKRLQSEQPAFAERQQKLLKERYDLSDTPDDDAKMSRGKPVQSGIRVRLPRGVTWDQLAAMTPADVKAKNLWPAGFFPLPHPHHEAGGMIFTQVLIDETKKQTGRDLTRFDLNFDLPQHFLPEFPAPIYLTTRPDLGDVSQGKLVSISNYYELFKDILNPKQLEGLRLLVTPFPQQQFNATDDRRSLMAHLGVSCFDCHSNGHTTASTHTVGDIRPNEHRHRIDTPTLRGVNVQRLFGSQRAMKTIEDFTEFEQRAAYFDGDITTAAKKGVNPLERGSQVHFMAEFQALLDFPPAPKLTVFGRLDPKLATESELRGEAVFFGKGQCASCHTPPYYTDNLMHNLKVERFFNEKMINGRKASADGPIKTFPLRGIKDSPPYLHDDRLLTLEDTVEFFNLVLELKLTTQEKQDLTEFMRAL; encoded by the coding sequence ATGAAATTGAAGCTGCCGGGATGTCGAACCGCCGTTACCGCGCTGCTGGCGCTCGCGGGAGCGACGGTCGCCGTCGCCCAGGACGAAGACTTCGGTGCGCTGGTCAAGCGACTGCAGAGCGAACAGCCTGCGTTCGCCGAGCGACAGCAGAAGCTGCTGAAGGAGCGCTACGATCTGTCGGACACGCCCGACGACGATGCGAAAATGTCGCGCGGCAAGCCGGTCCAGTCGGGCATTCGCGTGCGGCTGCCGCGGGGAGTGACCTGGGACCAGCTTGCGGCGATGACGCCTGCCGACGTCAAAGCGAAGAATCTGTGGCCCGCCGGCTTCTTTCCCCTGCCGCACCCGCATCACGAAGCGGGGGGCATGATTTTCACCCAGGTGCTGATCGACGAAACGAAGAAGCAGACCGGGCGCGACCTGACTCGCTTCGATCTCAACTTCGATCTGCCCCAGCATTTCCTGCCGGAATTCCCCGCGCCGATCTACCTGACCACCCGGCCCGATCTCGGCGACGTTTCGCAGGGGAAACTCGTCTCGATCTCCAACTACTACGAACTGTTCAAGGACATTCTCAATCCGAAGCAGCTTGAGGGCCTGCGACTGCTGGTGACGCCGTTTCCCCAGCAGCAGTTCAACGCCACGGACGACCGCCGCTCGCTCATGGCGCATCTCGGCGTGTCCTGCTTCGACTGCCATTCCAACGGCCACACGACCGCCTCGACGCATACCGTCGGGGACATCCGCCCCAACGAACATCGCCACCGGATCGATACGCCGACGCTCCGCGGCGTGAACGTCCAGCGGCTGTTCGGTTCGCAGCGGGCCATGAAAACGATCGAAGACTTTACCGAATTCGAACAGCGGGCCGCTTACTTCGACGGCGACATTACGACGGCCGCGAAGAAGGGGGTTAATCCGCTCGAACGGGGGAGCCAGGTCCACTTCATGGCAGAATTTCAGGCGCTGCTCGACTTCCCGCCGGCGCCGAAGCTGACCGTGTTCGGCAGACTCGACCCGAAGCTGGCGACGGAGAGCGAACTGCGCGGCGAAGCGGTCTTCTTCGGGAAGGGGCAGTGCGCCTCGTGCCATACGCCGCCCTACTACACCGACAACCTGATGCACAATCTGAAGGTGGAGCGGTTCTTTAACGAGAAGATGATCAACGGTCGCAAGGCGTCGGCAGACGGCCCGATCAAGACGTTCCCGCTGCGGGGCATTAAGGACTCGCCCCCGTACCTGCACGACGACCGCCTGCTGACGCTGGAGGACACGGTCGAGTTCTTCAACCTGGTACTGGAGCTGAAGCTGACGACGCAGGAGAAGCAGGATCTGACGGAGTTCATGCGGGCGTTGTAG